A single window of Anopheles moucheti chromosome 2, idAnoMoucSN_F20_07, whole genome shotgun sequence DNA harbors:
- the LOC128297489 gene encoding stromal cell-derived factor 2 translates to MSIAPVSTASLLVLIFSIVCTFNFIEAARNNRHVTCGTVLKLQNVDYKVRLHSHDVKYGTGSGQQSVTATELQEDVNSHWAVKAATGKHCERGEPIKCGDTIRLHHLATNKNLHSHHFQSPLTGNQEISAYGDDQGEGDSGDHWLLICSGDNWVRTNPVRFQHIDTDMYLGVSGRTFGRPINGQMEVVGMPNPYSGTEWIAAEGLFIHPTEKDSGSRVHTEL, encoded by the exons ATGAGCATCGCACCTGTAAGCACAGCATCGCTTCTAGTCCTAATCTTCAGCATAGTTTGTACGTTCAATTTCATAGAAG CTGCCCGGAACAACAGACATGTGACCTGTGGAACGGTTCTCAAGCTGCAGAATGTGGATTACAAGGTGCGGTTACATTCGCACGATGTAAAGTATGGTACGGGGTCGGGTCAACAGTCGGTGACGGCCACCGAACTGCAGGAAGACGTCAACAGTCACTGGGCAGTGAAGGCTGCGACTGGTAAACATTGCGAACGAGG GGAACCCATTAAATGTGGTGACACAATTCGTCTGCATCATTTAGCTACGAACAAGAACCTACATTCGCACCACTTTCAGAGTCCTTTAACGGGCAATCAGGAAATCTCAGCCTATGGCGATGATCAAG GTGAAGGTGATAGCGGAGACCACTGGTTGCTGATTTGCTCCGGTGATAACTGGGTACGAACAAATCCGGTTCGGTTCCAGCACATTGACACCGACATGTACCTTGGCGTGTCCGGACGTACCTTTGGGCGGCCCATAAATGGACAAATGGAGGTGGTTGGTATGCCGAATCCATACTCCGGTACGGAATGGATCGCTGCCGAGGGTTTGTTCATTCATCCGACGGAAAAGGACAGCGGTTCACGGGTTCACACTGAGCTCTAA